One genomic region from Reichenbachiella ulvae encodes:
- a CDS encoding helix-turn-helix domain-containing protein, producing the protein MLKLKIDHVAQLRGIRRTYSYLTKLGMSHGIAQRLSSGNVKNIHLKHLENLCKTLRCTPNDILDWQGEDLDREHPLLELRKDPKALKSLEKLRQMPLDKLEKLGQFLDEMD; encoded by the coding sequence ATGTTAAAACTAAAGATTGACCATGTAGCCCAACTGCGGGGCATACGACGTACCTACAGCTACCTGACAAAACTAGGCATGAGCCACGGAATCGCCCAGCGGCTCTCCAGCGGAAATGTGAAAAACATCCATCTCAAGCATCTGGAAAACCTTTGCAAAACACTGCGCTGTACTCCGAATGACATACTAGACTGGCAAGGAGAAGACCTGGATAGAGAACATCCCTTACTCGAACTTCGAAAGGACCCCAAAGCCCTGAAAAGCCTGGAAAAACTCCGTCAAATGCCTTTGGACAAACTCGAAAAACTGGGACAGTTCTTAGATGAGATGGATTGA